In one Streptomyces marincola genomic region, the following are encoded:
- a CDS encoding type I polyketide synthase: MNAQGRAETTMAASNEQLLDALRASLKETKRLKQANRELADAWHEPVAVVAMACRFPGGVRSPEDLWRLLAADGDAVTPFPDDRGWDLDALYDPDPDRPGTSYVRHGAFLDGADRFDADFFGISPREALAMDPQQRLLLETTWETFERAGIDPESARGSRTGVFVGAAPLGYAGADQQSEGAEGYLLTGTTVSVASGRLAYTFGLEGPAVTVDTACSSSLVALHLAAQALRRGECAMALAGGAAVMAAPHMFVEFSRQRGLAPDGRCKAFAAGADGTAWGEGVGMLLLERLSDARRNGHPVLAVVRGSAVNQDGASNGLTAPSGPAQQRVITDALADARLAPADVDAVEAHGTGTSLGDPIEAQALLATYGRERPEGRPLWLGSVKSNIGHTQLAAGAAGVIKMVLAMRHGVLPRTLHVDEPSPHVDWSSGAVRLLTSATDWPGTQRPRRGAVSSFGISGTNAHVILEHPGPEQDMGPATGADPGTGAAVPAPVLLSARSGDALPAQAARLRDAVAAHPAWQPRTVAHATATARSALEHRAAVVAADRAALLAGLDALAHGDDAPHVVRDRAPGPGRTAFLFTGQGAQRPGAGRELHARQPAFARALDEVCEALSTRTGQALRDIMFAPEGDPLARLLDDTAVAQAALFALEVALFRLTESWGLRPDLLLGHSVGEIAAAHVAGVFTLDDAAALVAARGRLMGAQPPGGAMVSLQADESEVRALLDGRDHLAAIAAVNGPRTVVVSGDEAAVLGIAAHLNAEGRRTRRLRVSHAFHSPHMDGMLEPFREVVAGLAPREPGLTVVSNVTGLPLTAEQAVSPEYWAQHVRRPVRFLDGLRHLAAQRTTTCLELGPAGVLSALAHETFTADAADAADAADADRDGAAGGRGDAAVVAVPLLRRNRPEPETVAAAVARAHARGTAVDWAAFHGGAAAPRVALPTYAFQGRRYWLAPAPRGGDAAALGLDTAHHPLLGAAVHPADGDGLVLTGRLSTRSHRWLADHVVLGAVVVPGTAYLELAAHAARLTGCDLIEELTQEAPLVLAAGRAARVQVTVGPADATGRRAVTLHSRPDEAPDAPWTRHADGVLAPGAPQPGPTGQDGAAGQDGQWPPAGAVPADLTGFYATVAAHGFAYGPAFRGLRAVWRRGDEVFAEAALPEDHRAGAGAYGVHPALLDAVLHAGLVGHTGGPVLLPFAWRDVAVRAAGPSVLRARLAPAGPDARSLTVTDGTGAPVATVAALRARPVTPAQLRAARATHHDALLRVRWTPAPGPEGAPAGAYALVGGALAAPAGPGAPAGYRDLADLAEAVAGGAPVPATVFLTDDAPREDVTPAAVRAALDRALTALRTWLAERRFAGSSLVLVTRGAIAVADDEDVPDLTRAPLWGLLRAAQAEHPGRFRLLDTDGPAQGTEEGAGESALTAALPAVAASDEPQLALRAGRLLAPRLTRADRPGPDAGAAPATEGTVLITGGTGALGAAVARHLAATRRARHLLLLSRGGPGAEGADGLRADLVAAGVQVTVEACDVADRDALAKAIASVPAEHPLTAVVHAAGTLDDGVLDALTAERVDAVLRPKADAAWHLHELTRDLELTAFVMFSSATATLGGAGQGNYAAANAFLDALARHRGALGLPGVALAWGPWAGGGMAGGLDAPTHRRMRRAGVAPLAPADALALLDHAWSGPERNPVPLRLDPAAARRAPEDPPPLLRDLVTAGPGTGEPPRLAERLAGLPAAEREAAALDFVRAQVAQVLGHGAVDGITPDRAFDDLGFDSLTAVELRNRLNTASGLRLPVTLIFDYPTTGALARHVLAELPLDEAGGEHTAAGAVLAELDRLEAALTGVAPDDPGRAGVAARLRALAARWDDARSGGDEARAGGLETAADDEVFDFIEKELGIS; encoded by the coding sequence CTGAACGCGCAAGGGAGGGCGGAGACGACGATGGCGGCATCCAACGAACAACTCCTCGACGCGCTGCGGGCGTCGCTGAAGGAGACCAAGCGGCTCAAGCAGGCCAACCGGGAACTCGCCGACGCGTGGCACGAACCCGTCGCCGTCGTCGCGATGGCCTGCCGCTTCCCCGGCGGGGTGCGGTCCCCCGAGGACCTGTGGCGGCTGCTCGCCGCGGACGGCGACGCGGTCACCCCGTTCCCCGACGACCGCGGCTGGGACCTCGACGCGCTGTACGATCCGGACCCCGACCGGCCGGGCACCAGCTACGTGCGGCACGGCGCGTTCCTCGACGGCGCCGACCGGTTCGACGCCGACTTCTTCGGCATCAGCCCGCGCGAGGCCCTCGCGATGGACCCGCAGCAGCGACTGCTGCTTGAGACGACCTGGGAGACGTTCGAACGGGCCGGTATCGACCCGGAGTCGGCGCGCGGCAGCCGCACCGGCGTGTTCGTCGGCGCCGCGCCCCTCGGCTACGCGGGCGCCGACCAGCAGTCCGAGGGCGCCGAGGGCTACCTGCTGACCGGGACCACGGTCAGCGTCGCCTCCGGGCGCCTCGCCTACACGTTCGGCCTCGAAGGCCCGGCCGTCACCGTGGACACGGCCTGCTCCTCCTCCCTGGTCGCCCTGCACCTCGCCGCGCAGGCGTTGCGCCGAGGCGAGTGCGCCATGGCCCTGGCCGGAGGGGCCGCCGTGATGGCGGCGCCGCACATGTTCGTCGAGTTCAGCAGGCAGCGGGGCCTCGCGCCCGACGGGCGGTGCAAGGCGTTCGCCGCCGGGGCCGACGGCACCGCGTGGGGCGAGGGCGTCGGCATGCTGCTGCTCGAACGCCTCTCCGACGCGCGCCGCAACGGGCACCCGGTGCTCGCCGTCGTCCGCGGCTCGGCCGTCAACCAGGACGGCGCGTCCAACGGACTCACCGCCCCCAGCGGCCCGGCCCAGCAGCGCGTCATCACCGACGCCCTCGCCGACGCCCGCCTCGCCCCGGCCGACGTGGACGCCGTCGAGGCGCACGGCACGGGCACCTCGCTCGGCGACCCGATCGAGGCGCAGGCGCTGCTGGCCACCTACGGGCGGGAACGGCCGGAGGGGCGCCCGCTGTGGCTCGGTTCCGTCAAGTCGAACATCGGGCACACCCAGCTCGCCGCGGGCGCCGCCGGGGTGATCAAGATGGTGCTGGCGATGCGGCACGGGGTGCTGCCGCGCACGCTGCACGTGGACGAGCCGAGCCCGCACGTCGACTGGTCCTCCGGCGCCGTGCGGCTGCTGACGAGCGCCACGGACTGGCCCGGGACCCAACGGCCGCGGCGCGGCGCCGTGTCCTCGTTCGGCATCAGCGGCACCAACGCGCACGTCATCCTCGAACACCCGGGCCCCGAGCAGGACATGGGTCCCGCGACGGGCGCGGACCCGGGCACCGGCGCGGCCGTTCCCGCGCCCGTGCTGCTGTCCGCGCGCTCCGGTGACGCGCTCCCCGCGCAGGCCGCGCGGCTGCGCGACGCCGTCGCCGCACACCCCGCGTGGCAGCCGCGCACCGTCGCCCACGCGACCGCCACCGCGCGCTCCGCGCTCGAACACCGCGCCGCCGTCGTGGCCGCCGACCGCGCCGCGCTCCTCGCCGGACTCGACGCGCTCGCGCACGGCGACGACGCGCCCCACGTGGTGCGCGACCGCGCGCCCGGGCCGGGCAGGACCGCGTTCCTGTTCACCGGGCAGGGCGCCCAGCGGCCCGGCGCCGGGCGTGAACTCCACGCCCGCCAGCCGGCGTTCGCCCGTGCCCTTGACGAGGTCTGCGAGGCGCTGAGCACCCGCACCGGGCAGGCGCTGCGCGACATCATGTTCGCGCCCGAGGGCGATCCGCTCGCCCGCCTCCTCGACGACACCGCCGTCGCCCAGGCGGCGCTGTTCGCGCTGGAGGTGGCGCTGTTCCGGCTCACCGAGTCCTGGGGCCTGCGGCCCGACCTCCTCCTCGGCCACTCCGTGGGGGAAATCGCCGCGGCCCACGTCGCCGGCGTCTTCACCCTCGACGACGCCGCGGCCCTGGTCGCCGCGCGCGGCCGGCTGATGGGCGCCCAGCCGCCCGGCGGCGCGATGGTGTCCCTCCAGGCGGACGAGAGCGAGGTCCGCGCCCTCCTCGACGGCCGCGACCACCTGGCCGCGATCGCCGCCGTCAACGGGCCGAGGACCGTGGTCGTCTCCGGCGACGAGGCCGCCGTCCTCGGCATCGCCGCCCACCTGAACGCCGAGGGGCGCCGCACCAGGCGGCTGCGGGTCTCGCACGCCTTCCACTCCCCGCACATGGACGGCATGCTGGAGCCGTTCCGCGAGGTCGTCGCCGGCCTGGCGCCCCGCGAGCCCGGGCTCACCGTCGTCTCCAACGTCACAGGACTGCCCCTCACCGCCGAGCAGGCCGTGTCCCCCGAGTACTGGGCGCAGCACGTGCGCCGGCCCGTGCGCTTCCTCGACGGGCTGCGCCACCTGGCCGCCCAGAGGACCACCACCTGCCTCGAACTCGGGCCCGCGGGCGTGCTCTCCGCGCTCGCCCACGAAACGTTCACCGCCGACGCGGCCGACGCGGCCGACGCGGCCGACGCGGACCGCGACGGTGCGGCGGGCGGGCGCGGCGACGCGGCCGTCGTCGCCGTCCCGCTGCTGCGCAGGAACCGGCCCGAGCCGGAGACCGTCGCCGCCGCCGTCGCGCGGGCCCACGCCCGCGGCACGGCCGTGGACTGGGCCGCGTTCCACGGCGGGGCCGCCGCACCGCGCGTCGCGCTGCCGACCTACGCGTTCCAGGGGCGGCGGTACTGGCTCGCGCCCGCGCCGCGCGGCGGCGACGCCGCCGCCCTCGGCCTCGACACGGCGCACCACCCGCTGCTCGGCGCCGCCGTGCACCCCGCCGACGGCGACGGGCTCGTGCTCACCGGCCGGCTGTCCACGCGCTCCCACCGCTGGCTCGCCGACCACGTCGTGCTCGGCGCCGTCGTCGTGCCCGGCACCGCCTACCTCGAACTCGCCGCGCACGCCGCCCGCCTGACCGGCTGCGACCTCATCGAGGAACTCACGCAGGAGGCGCCCCTGGTCCTCGCCGCGGGCCGGGCGGCCCGGGTCCAGGTGACCGTCGGCCCCGCGGACGCCACCGGACGGCGTGCCGTCACCCTGCACTCCCGCCCCGACGAGGCGCCCGACGCCCCCTGGACCCGGCACGCCGACGGCGTTCTCGCGCCCGGCGCGCCCCAGCCGGGCCCGACCGGACAGGACGGCGCGGCGGGCCAGGACGGCCAGTGGCCGCCGGCCGGCGCCGTTCCCGCCGACCTCACCGGCTTCTACGCGACGGTGGCCGCGCACGGCTTCGCGTACGGCCCGGCGTTCCGCGGCCTGCGGGCCGTGTGGCGGCGCGGCGACGAGGTGTTCGCCGAGGCGGCGCTGCCCGAGGACCACCGGGCCGGAGCCGGTGCCTACGGCGTGCACCCGGCGCTGCTCGACGCCGTCCTGCACGCCGGACTCGTCGGCCACACCGGCGGTCCCGTGCTGCTGCCCTTCGCCTGGCGCGACGTCGCCGTGCGCGCCGCCGGGCCGTCCGTCCTGCGGGCCCGGCTGGCCCCCGCGGGCCCCGACGCCAGGTCCCTGACCGTGACCGACGGCACCGGCGCGCCCGTCGCGACCGTCGCGGCCCTGCGCGCCCGGCCCGTCACCCCCGCGCAGTTGCGCGCGGCCCGCGCCACCCACCACGACGCCCTGCTCCGGGTGCGGTGGACACCCGCCCCCGGCCCCGAGGGCGCGCCGGCCGGCGCCTACGCCCTCGTCGGCGGCGCCCTCGCGGCCCCGGCAGGCCCCGGGGCGCCGGCCGGGTACCGGGACCTCGCGGACCTCGCCGAGGCCGTGGCCGGCGGCGCCCCCGTGCCGGCCACCGTGTTCCTCACCGACGACGCCCCGCGCGAGGACGTCACGCCGGCGGCGGTGCGCGCCGCACTCGACCGCGCCCTCACCGCGCTGCGCACCTGGCTGGCCGAGAGGCGGTTCGCCGGGAGCAGCCTGGTCCTGGTCACCCGCGGCGCCATTGCCGTCGCCGACGACGAGGACGTGCCCGACCTGACGCGCGCCCCCCTGTGGGGCCTGCTGCGCGCCGCGCAGGCCGAGCACCCCGGCCGGTTCCGCCTGCTCGACACCGACGGCCCCGCGCAGGGCACGGAAGAGGGCGCCGGGGAGAGCGCGCTGACGGCCGCCCTGCCCGCGGTCGCGGCCTCCGACGAGCCCCAACTCGCCCTCCGCGCCGGCCGCCTGCTCGCCCCCCGGCTCACCCGTGCCGACCGTCCTGGGCCGGACGCGGGCGCCGCACCGGCCACCGAGGGCACGGTCCTGATCACCGGTGGGACCGGCGCGCTCGGCGCCGCCGTGGCCCGGCACCTCGCCGCGACGCGACGCGCGCGGCACCTGCTGCTCCTCAGCCGCGGCGGGCCCGGCGCCGAGGGCGCGGACGGGCTGCGGGCCGACCTGGTGGCCGCGGGCGTCCAGGTGACCGTCGAAGCCTGCGACGTCGCGGACCGCGACGCCCTCGCCAAGGCCATCGCCTCGGTGCCCGCGGAACATCCGCTGACCGCCGTCGTGCACGCCGCCGGCACCCTCGACGACGGCGTTCTCGACGCGCTCACGGCGGAGCGCGTCGACGCGGTGCTCCGGCCCAAGGCGGACGCCGCCTGGCACCTGCACGAACTCACCCGCGACCTGGAGCTGACCGCGTTCGTGATGTTCTCCTCCGCGACCGCGACCCTGGGCGGCGCGGGACAGGGCAACTACGCGGCGGCCAACGCGTTCCTCGACGCCCTGGCCCGGCACCGCGGCGCGCTCGGGCTGCCCGGAGTCGCCCTGGCCTGGGGCCCGTGGGCCGGCGGCGGGATGGCCGGCGGCCTCGACGCGCCGACCCACCGGCGCATGCGCCGCGCCGGTGTGGCGCCCCTGGCCCCGGCGGACGCGCTCGCGCTGCTCGACCACGCCTGGTCGGGGCCGGAACGCAACCCGGTGCCGCTGCGGCTCGACCCCGCCGCCGCGCGGCGCGCGCCCGAGGACCCGCCACCGCTGCTGCGCGACCTGGTGACCGCCGGGCCCGGCACCGGCGAGCCCCCCAGGCTCGCGGAACGGCTCGCCGGCCTCCCAGCGGCCGAACGCGAGGCCGCCGCCCTCGACTTCGTGCGCGCCCAGGTCGCCCAGGTGCTCGGCCACGGAGCCGTGGACGGCATCACGCCCGACCGGGCGTTCGACGACCTCGGGTTCGACTCGCTCACCGCGGTCGAGCTGCGCAACCGGCTCAACACGGCCTCGGGGCTGCGCCTGCCCGTCACCCTGATCTTCGACTACCCGACCACGGGTGCGCTGGCCCGGCACGTGCTCGCGGAACTCCCGCTCGACGAGGCGGGAGGCGAGCACACCGCGGCCGGGGCCGTGCTCGCCGAACTCGACCGGCTGGAGGCGGCGTTGACCGGTGTCGCCCCCGACGACCCCGGCCGCGCCGGGGTGGCGGCCCGCCTGCGCGCGCTCGCCGCCCGCTGGGACGACGCCAGGAGCGGCGGCGACGAAGCACGCGCCGGCGGCCTCGAAACGGCCGCCGACGACGAAGTCTTCGACTTCATCGAGAAAGAACTCGGCATCTCCTGA
- a CDS encoding type I polyketide synthase, producing MTSDEKVLDYLKRLTTDLRRTRQRLREVEAESREPVAIVGMACRYPGDVASPEDLWRLVTEGRDAISPFPTDRGWDPELYDPDPARHGRTYVREGGFLRDADRFDAAFFGMSAREAAATDPQQRLLLETAWECFERAGLDPAGLRGSATGVFAGVIYQDYASRLRRVPPEYEGYVGNGSTGSVASGRVAYTLGLEGPALTVDTACSSSLVALHLACQSLRRGECAMALAGGVTLMASPMALIEFSRQRGLAADARCKAFAGRADGTSLGEGVGLLLLERLSDARRNGHRVLAVIRGSAVNQDGASSGLTAPSGPAQQRVIRQALADAGLPAAAVDAVEAHGTGTTLGDPIEAQALLATYGQDRERPVWLGSVKSNIGHAQAAAGVAGVIKMVMAMRRGALPPTLHVDRPTPVVDWSAGAVRLLTSAREWPREDGEPRRAGVSSFGVSGTNAHLVLEEAPAEAPEAPAEDAPAGRGEGAVPWVLSARGGAALRAQAGRLAAHAEGHPELSAARIGAALARTRAVFEHRAVVVGADRADLVRATAALADGGPAPGVTSGVAGEPGKVVFVFPGDGAEAGGVRPAAVAELMAGAPVFARRMAECADALAPLADWSLTRALRGEDEARDAGPLRWAVLVSLAELWRAHGVAPAAVAGGAADRLAAACAAGALPLDAAARAVVAGGPVPEPNGASGVPFHVLGADPSAVLGALAAGGHTVFVGVGAASPPEPGPAGGGPGTARVAVGCPAAGDGRGSGGAARRFLTALARLHVAGVRVDWSAAFPGAAAAGPAGEADLPTYAFQRERHWLEDAPAAADLASAGLAPADHPLLDAAVELPESGGVLFTGLLSTRAHPWLADHAVRGEVLLPGAAFADLALWAARRCGGGHVEELALHAPLVVPASGGVRLHLAVGAPDTAGRRALSLHARPDGGDAAWTRHAAGTLAGGAAEVPGDLLAWPPRDAEPVGIADAYRDAAARGYAYGPAFQGLRAVWRRGDEIFAEVALPREQAADARRFTVHPALLDAALQAWSFGVPDGDRGTRLPFAWRGIGARGGGASALRVRIAPRGPDEVALDIADAAGAPLGSVAGLVLRPVREPRADAEGPGRPDGALLRLDWRPAQKPAGPVPTGRVALLGDVPAGWPFGPVPSRVRDLAALAAEPPRVALVPVPPPAGEPPSAVRAATARTLRLLRDWLADARLAGTRLVLVTRGAVAARPAEAPRDLAGAAVWGLVRAAQAEHPGRFALLDLDPDDPGPDAATPRDGAPGAEAALAHDEPQLAVRGGAVVIPRLADVPLPGGGQAPPPQDGTVLITGGTGTLGGLVARHLAARGARHLLLTSRAGERAPGAAGLVADLERLGADVRVAACDAADADALRRLLAELPADRPLRWVVHAAGVTDDGVVESLTEERLAPVLRAKAEAAWHLHDLTRHLEPAAFVMFSSAAGTLGSPGQANYAAANAFLDALAHHRRALGLPAVSIGWGLWEARSALTGNLGAADLARLGRTGVLPLPTRDALALLDAALAPTEPAVLALRLDTEALRAAPDPARVPAPLRHLAAAGPAAAAAPGAPAASEGGPGGAGADEPLARRLAGLADAERERVVLDLVRAHAAAVLGETTPEDIDPARGFMDLGFDSLTDLELRDRLEGATGLRLPATLALDHPNAALLAGHLVGELRAAAADAPVAPALAALDRLEGDLAPFAGDDDARTAIALRLKDLLSRWGAQDPQGPAHDLAAASDDELFEVLEGLRASDSGAPMNLPTS from the coding sequence ATGACGAGTGACGAGAAGGTGCTCGACTACCTCAAGCGCCTGACCACCGACCTGCGCAGGACCAGGCAGCGGCTGCGCGAGGTGGAGGCGGAGTCCCGCGAGCCGGTGGCCATCGTGGGCATGGCCTGCCGCTACCCCGGGGACGTCGCGTCCCCCGAGGACCTGTGGCGGCTCGTGACGGAAGGGCGGGACGCGATCTCGCCGTTCCCCACCGACCGCGGATGGGACCCGGAACTGTACGATCCGGACCCCGCGCGCCACGGCAGGACCTACGTCCGGGAGGGCGGTTTCCTGCGTGACGCGGACCGGTTCGACGCGGCGTTCTTCGGGATGAGCGCGCGCGAGGCGGCGGCCACCGATCCGCAGCAGCGGCTGCTGCTCGAAACGGCGTGGGAGTGCTTCGAACGGGCCGGGCTCGACCCGGCCGGGCTGCGCGGCAGCGCGACCGGGGTGTTCGCGGGCGTCATCTACCAGGACTACGCGTCCCGGTTGCGGCGGGTGCCGCCGGAGTACGAGGGCTACGTGGGCAACGGCAGCACCGGCAGTGTCGCCTCCGGCCGTGTCGCGTACACGCTCGGCCTTGAGGGGCCCGCCCTGACGGTGGACACGGCGTGCTCGTCGTCGCTGGTGGCGCTGCACCTGGCGTGCCAGTCGCTGCGCAGGGGCGAGTGCGCGATGGCGCTGGCCGGCGGGGTGACGCTGATGGCGTCCCCGATGGCGCTGATCGAGTTCAGCAGGCAGCGCGGTCTCGCGGCCGACGCGCGGTGCAAGGCGTTCGCCGGGCGTGCCGACGGCACCAGCCTCGGTGAGGGCGTCGGCCTGCTGCTGCTGGAACGGCTGTCGGACGCGCGGCGGAACGGGCATCGTGTGCTCGCCGTGATCCGCGGTTCCGCCGTGAACCAGGACGGCGCGAGCAGCGGCCTGACCGCGCCGAGCGGTCCGGCGCAGCAGCGCGTGATCAGGCAGGCGCTGGCGGACGCGGGGCTGCCGGCCGCGGCCGTGGACGCGGTGGAGGCGCACGGCACGGGCACGACGCTCGGCGACCCGATCGAGGCCCAGGCGCTGCTCGCCACCTACGGGCAGGACCGGGAGCGCCCGGTGTGGCTCGGTTCCGTGAAGTCGAATATCGGGCACGCCCAGGCGGCGGCCGGTGTCGCGGGCGTGATCAAGATGGTGATGGCGATGCGCCGGGGCGCCCTGCCCCCGACGCTGCACGTCGACCGGCCCACGCCGGTGGTGGACTGGTCGGCGGGCGCGGTGCGGCTCCTCACCAGCGCCCGGGAGTGGCCGCGGGAGGACGGGGAGCCGCGCCGCGCGGGAGTGTCCTCGTTCGGTGTGAGCGGCACCAACGCGCACCTCGTCCTTGAGGAGGCGCCCGCCGAGGCGCCCGAGGCCCCGGCGGAGGACGCGCCCGCAGGGCGGGGCGAAGGCGCGGTGCCCTGGGTGCTGTCCGCGCGCGGCGGCGCCGCGCTGCGCGCGCAGGCCGGGCGCCTCGCCGCCCACGCGGAGGGGCACCCCGAGCTTTCCGCGGCGCGGATCGGCGCGGCGCTGGCCCGCACCCGCGCGGTGTTCGAGCACCGGGCCGTCGTGGTGGGCGCGGACCGGGCGGACCTCGTGCGCGCCACGGCGGCGCTCGCCGACGGCGGTCCTGCGCCCGGCGTGACGTCGGGGGTGGCGGGGGAGCCGGGGAAGGTCGTGTTCGTGTTCCCCGGGGACGGCGCGGAAGCGGGCGGCGTGCGGCCCGCCGCGGTGGCCGAACTGATGGCGGGCGCGCCCGTGTTCGCGCGCCGCATGGCCGAGTGCGCCGACGCGCTCGCGCCGCTGGCGGACTGGTCGCTGACCAGGGCGCTGCGCGGCGAGGACGAGGCGCGCGACGCGGGCCCGCTGCGCTGGGCGGTGCTGGTCTCGCTCGCGGAGCTGTGGCGCGCGCACGGCGTGGCCCCGGCGGCCGTGGCCGGCGGCGCGGCGGACCGGCTCGCCGCCGCGTGCGCGGCCGGCGCGTTACCGCTGGACGCGGCGGCCCGCGCGGTGGTGGCGGGCGGGCCCGTGCCGGAGCCGAACGGCGCCTCCGGGGTGCCGTTCCACGTGCTCGGTGCCGACCCTTCGGCGGTGCTCGGGGCGCTCGCGGCGGGCGGGCACACGGTGTTCGTCGGCGTCGGGGCGGCCTCGCCGCCGGAGCCGGGCCCGGCGGGCGGTGGCCCCGGCACGGCCCGGGTCGCCGTCGGCTGCCCTGCGGCCGGTGACGGCCGCGGGTCCGGCGGTGCCGCCCGCCGGTTCCTGACCGCACTCGCCCGGCTGCACGTCGCCGGAGTGCGGGTCGACTGGTCGGCGGCGTTCCCCGGAGCCGCGGCGGCGGGGCCCGCGGGCGAGGCGGACCTGCCGACCTACGCGTTCCAGCGGGAACGCCACTGGCTGGAGGACGCGCCCGCCGCGGCGGACCTCGCGTCGGCAGGTCTCGCACCCGCGGACCACCCCCTGCTCGACGCCGCCGTCGAACTCCCCGAATCCGGCGGCGTGTTGTTCACCGGCCTGCTCTCGACCCGCGCGCACCCCTGGCTGGCCGACCACGCCGTGCGCGGCGAGGTGCTGCTGCCGGGGGCCGCGTTCGCCGACCTGGCGCTGTGGGCCGCGCGGCGCTGCGGGGGCGGGCACGTCGAGGAACTGGCCCTGCACGCCCCGCTGGTCGTCCCCGCCTCCGGCGGGGTGCGGCTGCACCTGGCGGTCGGCGCGCCGGACACCGCGGGGCGCCGTGCGCTCAGCCTGCACGCCCGGCCCGACGGCGGGGACGCCGCCTGGACGCGGCACGCCGCCGGCACACTCGCGGGCGGGGCGGCCGAGGTGCCGGGCGACCTGCTGGCGTGGCCGCCGCGGGACGCAGAGCCGGTGGGCATCGCGGACGCCTACCGGGACGCGGCGGCGCGCGGCTACGCCTACGGTCCCGCGTTCCAGGGGCTGCGCGCGGTGTGGCGGCGCGGCGACGAGATCTTCGCCGAGGTGGCCCTGCCCCGCGAACAGGCCGCGGACGCGCGCCGGTTCACCGTGCACCCCGCGCTTCTCGACGCGGCCCTCCAGGCGTGGTCCTTCGGGGTGCCGGACGGTGACCGCGGCACGCGGCTGCCGTTCGCCTGGCGCGGCATCGGCGCGCGTGGCGGCGGCGCCTCCGCGCTGCGGGTGCGGATCGCGCCGCGCGGCCCCGACGAGGTCGCGCTCGACATCGCCGACGCGGCGGGGGCGCCGCTGGGGTCCGTGGCCGGACTCGTCCTGCGCCCGGTGCGGGAGCCGCGCGCGGACGCCGAAGGGCCGGGGCGGCCCGATGGCGCGCTGCTGCGTCTCGACTGGCGCCCGGCCCAGAAGCCGGCAGGGCCCGTGCCGACCGGGCGGGTCGCGCTGCTCGGGGACGTGCCGGCCGGCTGGCCCTTCGGGCCGGTGCCGTCCCGCGTCCGCGACCTCGCCGCCCTGGCCGCCGAGCCGCCGCGCGTGGCGCTCGTTCCGGTGCCGCCGCCGGCCGGGGAACCGCCGTCCGCCGTGCGCGCGGCCACGGCCCGGACGTTGCGGCTGCTGCGGGACTGGCTGGCCGACGCGCGCCTCGCCGGCACCCGTCTTGTGCTGGTGACGCGCGGCGCCGTGGCCGCGCGCCCGGCGGAGGCCCCACGGGACCTCGCGGGCGCGGCCGTGTGGGGCCTGGTGCGGGCCGCCCAGGCCGAGCACCCGGGGCGCTTCGCCCTGCTCGACCTCGATCCGGACGACCCGGGACCCGACGCCGCGACGCCGCGGGACGGCGCCCCGGGGGCCGAGGCCGCGCTCGCCCACGACGAGCCCCAACTGGCCGTCCGGGGCGGTGCGGTGGTGATCCCCCGCCTGGCGGACGTGCCGCTGCCCGGCGGCGGGCAGGCGCCGCCGCCCCAGGACGGCACCGTGCTGATCACGGGGGGCACCGGAACGCTCGGCGGCCTCGTCGCCCGCCACCTGGCGGCCCGCGGCGCGCGGCACCTGCTGCTGACCAGCAGGGCCGGCGAGCGCGCCCCCGGCGCCGCGGGGCTGGTGGCCGATCTCGAACGGCTCGGGGCCGACGTGCGGGTGGCCGCGTGCGACGCGGCGGACGCCGACGCGCTGCGGCGGCTCCTGGCCGAACTGCCCGCCGACCGGCCCCTGCGGTGGGTGGTGCACGCGGCGGGCGTGACCGACGACGGCGTCGTGGAGTCGCTGACCGAGGAACGCCTCGCACCGGTGCTGCGGGCCAAGGCCGAAGCGGCCTGGCACCTGCACGACCTCACGCGCCACCTGGAGCCGGCGGCGTTCGTGATGTTCTCGTCGGCCGCCGGCACGCTCGGGTCGCCGGGACAGGCCAACTACGCGGCGGCCAACGCGTTCCTCGACGCGCTCGCGCACCACCGCCGCGCGCTCGGCCTGCCCGCGGTGTCCATCGGCTGGGGACTGTGGGAGGCGCGCAGCGCGCTGACCGGGAACCTGGGCGCCGCCGACCTGGCCAGGCTCGGGCGCACCGGCGTGCTGCCGCTGCCGACCCGGGACGCGCTCGCGCTGCTGGACGCCGCGCTCGCGCCGACCGAGCCGGCCGTCCTCGCGCTGCGGCTCGACACCGAGGCGCTGCGTGCCGCGCCGGACCCGGCGCGGGTGCCCGCGCCGCTGCGGCACCTGGCCGCCGCCGGGCCCGCTGCCGCCGCCGCGCCGGGCGCGCCCGCCGCTTCGGAGGGCGGGCCGGGCGGGGCCGGGGCCGACGAGCCGCTGGCGCGGCGGCTGGCAGGGCTGGCCGACGCGGAACGCGAACGCGTCGTGCTCGACCTGGTCCGCGCCCACGCGGCGGCCGTGCTCGGCGAGACGACGCCCGAGGACATCGACCCGGCCCGCGGCTTCATGGACCTCGGCTTCGACTCGCTGACCGATCTGGAACTGCGCGACCGGCTCGAAGGCGCCACGGGCCTGCGGCTCCCGGCGACCCTGGCGCTCGACCACCCCAACGCGGCGCTGCTGGCCGGCCACCTCGTCGGCGAACTGCGGGCCGCCGCGGCCGACGCCCCCGTCGCCCCGGCGCTCGCCGCCCTCGACCGGCTCGAAGGGGACCTCGCGCCGTTCGCCGGGGACGACGACGCGAGGACCGCCATCGCGCTGCGCCTGAAGGACCTCCTGTCGCGGTGGGGGGCGCAGGACCCGCAGGGGCCCGCGCACGACCTGGCCGCGGCGAGCGACGACGAACTGTTCGAAGTGCTCGAAGGACTGCGCGCGTCGGACAGCGGAGCCCCGATGAACCTCCCCACGTCTTAG